A stretch of Pseudorhodobacter turbinis DNA encodes these proteins:
- a CDS encoding heavy metal translocating P-type ATPase, whose translation MTGFTFEVQGMTCGACVGRVERILSAVKGAGKAEANLARNTATVAGGDAAALAAALGNAGFGAREDRLALAVEGMTCASCVGRVERGLAALPGVLAARVNLATESAEVRFLAGSLPADAVISAISDLGYVAKVQKQAGVAEAKTDEIAALKRQLLLALALALPVFVLEMGGHIFPPFHHFIARTIGTQASWLIQFVLTSLVLVGPGRVFYRRGWASLRHAAPDMNALVMIGTAAAYAFSVTATFAPFLLPSTARAVYYEAAAVIVALILLGRWMEARAKGRTGAAIARLMGLAPKTARVERDGVVVDLPLEEVVVGDTLHLRPGEKLAVDGQVLEGQSYVDESMLTGEPGAVAKAAGDMVTGGTVNGTGALSYRALRVGADTMLSQIIRMVGEAQGARLPVQDLVNKITGWFVPAVLMAAAVTVLLWLVFGPSPALTHALVAGVAVLIIACPCAMGLAVPVSIMVGTGRAAELGVLFRRGDALQGLQSVGIVAFDKTGTLTAGRPELTDLTRANGFDPDQVLALVAAVEGKSEHPIAQAILRTANERGLEIPPAFDFTSHTGFGIEAQVSGQHILVGSARFLEREGVDASDLTAAGASLAHAGKTPLYAAIDGMAAAVIGVADPVKPGTVKAIEALRAMGLRLVMISGDNEATAKVIAAELGITEVVAEVLPDGKVAALERLRHDGDKLAFVGDGINDAPALATADVGIAIGTGTDVAIEAADVVLMSGDLRGVVAALTVSRATMRNIKQNLFWAFGYNAALIPVAAGVLYPLWGVQLSPMLAAGAMAMSSVFVLTNALRLRWVAGDRT comes from the coding sequence ATGACAGGATTTACCTTTGAAGTGCAGGGCATGACCTGCGGCGCCTGCGTCGGACGGGTGGAGCGGATCTTGTCCGCTGTTAAGGGCGCAGGCAAGGCCGAGGCCAACCTTGCGCGCAACACCGCAACAGTGGCGGGCGGCGATGCGGCAGCGCTGGCGGCGGCCCTTGGCAATGCGGGCTTTGGCGCGCGTGAGGACCGTTTGGCCTTGGCGGTTGAGGGCATGACCTGTGCCTCTTGTGTCGGGCGGGTGGAACGTGGCTTGGCCGCTTTGCCGGGTGTGCTGGCGGCACGGGTCAATCTTGCCACCGAAAGCGCTGAGGTTCGATTTCTGGCGGGTTCTTTGCCCGCCGATGCTGTTATTTCTGCAATATCCGATCTGGGGTATGTTGCAAAAGTACAAAAGCAGGCCGGCGTGGCAGAGGCAAAAACTGATGAGATTGCAGCCCTGAAGCGGCAACTGCTGCTGGCCTTGGCCTTGGCCTTGCCGGTGTTCGTGCTGGAAATGGGCGGGCATATTTTTCCACCGTTTCATCATTTCATCGCACGCACCATCGGCACACAAGCCAGTTGGTTGATCCAGTTCGTACTGACCTCTTTGGTGCTCGTCGGGCCAGGGCGGGTATTTTACCGGCGGGGCTGGGCGTCCTTGCGTCATGCCGCACCGGATATGAACGCACTGGTGATGATCGGCACAGCGGCGGCTTACGCATTCTCGGTCACCGCCACCTTTGCGCCCTTCCTTTTGCCCAGCACGGCACGGGCCGTGTATTATGAGGCCGCGGCGGTGATTGTCGCGCTTATCCTTTTGGGCCGCTGGATGGAGGCGCGCGCCAAGGGCCGCACGGGGGCCGCGATTGCGCGGCTGATGGGCCTTGCGCCCAAAACCGCGCGGGTCGAACGGGACGGCGTGGTGGTCGATCTGCCATTGGAGGAGGTGGTGGTTGGCGACACGCTGCATCTGCGCCCCGGCGAAAAGCTGGCCGTGGACGGGCAGGTCCTAGAAGGGCAAAGCTACGTCGATGAAAGCATGTTGACGGGCGAACCCGGCGCCGTGGCCAAGGCGGCTGGTGACATGGTGACGGGCGGCACGGTGAATGGCACCGGCGCGCTAAGTTATCGCGCTTTGCGTGTGGGGGCCGATACGATGCTGTCGCAGATCATCCGTATGGTGGGTGAGGCACAGGGCGCAAGGCTGCCGGTGCAGGATCTGGTCAACAAGATCACGGGTTGGTTTGTGCCTGCGGTGCTGATGGCGGCGGCGGTGACGGTGCTGCTGTGGCTGGTCTTTGGGCCTTCGCCCGCGCTGACACATGCTTTGGTGGCGGGTGTTGCGGTGCTGATCATCGCCTGCCCCTGCGCGATGGGGCTGGCGGTGCCGGTGTCAATCATGGTCGGCACCGGCCGCGCGGCAGAGCTGGGGGTTTTGTTCCGGCGCGGCGATGCCTTGCAGGGGCTGCAATCGGTTGGCATCGTGGCCTTTGACAAGACCGGCACCCTAACCGCCGGCAGGCCAGAGTTGACGGACCTGACCCGAGCCAACGGGTTCGACCCCGATCAAGTTCTGGCGCTTGTGGCCGCAGTAGAGGGCAAATCCGAACACCCCATCGCCCAAGCGATTTTGCGCACCGCGAACGAGCGCGGGCTGGAAATTCCACCGGCCTTTGATTTCACCTCCCATACCGGTTTCGGGATTGAGGCGCAGGTTTCGGGGCAGCATATATTGGTTGGCTCTGCCCGGTTTTTGGAACGTGAGGGCGTGGATGCCAGCGATTTGACCGCGGCGGGGGCCAGCCTTGCGCATGCAGGCAAAACCCCGCTTTATGCAGCCATTGATGGCATGGCGGCCGCGGTAATCGGGGTGGCCGATCCGGTAAAGCCCGGCACGGTAAAGGCGATCGAAGCCCTGCGCGCCATGGGCCTGCGGCTGGTGATGATCAGCGGCGATAATGAGGCAACGGCAAAGGTCATCGCAGCAGAGCTTGGCATCACGGAGGTGGTGGCCGAGGTGCTGCCCGATGGCAAAGTCGCAGCATTGGAACGCTTGCGCCACGATGGTGACAAGCTTGCCTTTGTCGGCGACGGGATCAATGATGCGCCTGCCCTTGCGACGGCAGATGTGGGCATCGCGATTGGCACCGGCACCGATGTCGCGATAGAGGCCGCCGATGTCGTGCTGATGTCGGGCGATCTGCGCGGTGTGGTCGCGGCGCTGACAGTCAGCCGCG